The nucleotide sequence ACGCCAAAGAACGCCACCTTCAGCCTGGCAGGCTCCGCATAGATCACCAGGAAAAGGAGGATTACAAAGCTGATGACGGCTTTAATTATGAACTGGAGGGGTTTCATTCGATTTTCATTGCCACAATCTGCATCCGGCCCCCGATACGCAAGCACTTTTGCAAAAGGGTCAAGGGTAAAAACATGCCAAGGGCAACGGGGTTTTTAAGATTGAAAAATCGATATAGCGAAAAATCGGGGTGAAGGGAGTGCAGCATATTGCGGGTGCTCCCAACCCAGTCGTTCGGTGCAATTTCAAAACGAACTGAATTAATCTGAAAGCCACAATCGTTCAACTGCCTCTGCAAGGTCGATACGGAAAAAACAACTTGGTGCCTGGGGACATCTAAATCATGCCAAAATTCTTTGAACAACCGTCTGTTGAGACTGTCGAAGTTGGGAGTCGAGATATGCAAAAAACCACCAGGTTTCAGCCATGTCCGGATTTTCTCCAGCGCCGCCCTGGGTGAAGGGAAATGTTCGATAACGTGCCGAAGAACGACCGCATCAAACATCTTTCCGGGAAAAGGGGCATCAAAAACCGTACCCCGATAAACGTCGAGCCCGTACTCGCGATGCGCCTTTTCCGCCGCGTGAAGACTCGGCTCCAAGCCGGTCACTTCTAAACCACGATCACGAAGGGCTGTCAGCAATTCACCAGCAGCGCATCCGACCTCCAAAACCCTAGCCCCTGGGAGTAAAGAACCGGCGATACCAGCAGCCTCGCGCCTTCGAAGAACCGTACGGAGATAGCCAACGACGCCGCGATCCGACGCGAACGGACTGTATTCCTCCGGATAAAAATCCGCCATCGACGATTCGTCGGGCCTGGGGTTGAGATAGACCAAACCGCATTCCCGGCACTGAACCACCGGGAAAGTTCCCGGCAATCCATGCAGCCGGTCCCGTCCCTCGAAAAGAAGGTCGTAATTATCCGCGCCGCACAAATCGCAGTTTACATGTTCAAAGTTCATATGACGGCACCCGCGACTCAATCAGCGGACAAAGGCCTTCTTGCGACAAAAATCTCGTTATAGAGGTGCACCAAACTCCGTGCCGCCACATCCCAGCCATGTTCGGACACTGCCCTTGCCCGCGCCGCCCCGGCGAGTCTCCTCCGCTGAGACTCATCCCTTCCGAGTTTCTCGACCGCTTCGGCAAAAGCGCCCACATCGCCCGGCGGCACCAGCACCCCGGTTTCTCCCAAAATCTCGCGATTCACTGGGTTGTCAAAAGCGATCACCGGCAACCCGCAGGCCATATAATTCAGAATCTTGCCATTGGCTTCGCTGTCGGACATTTTCGGGGCCAGGGCCAGATCCCCGAGATTCAGATATTCGGCCGCCCGGCTGTATTCGATCCGTCCAGTAAAGGTGACGCGCTCGTCAAGGCCAAGCTCTTCGGCCCGCCGACGATAGCCCTCTTCCGGATAACCCATGAGCAGGCAATAAACCTCATGTCCGTCAGCCCGCAAAGCGCCAATCGCTTCAAGGAGCATATCGACCCCCTGATGCTCGCTCATGACCCCCATAAAAACCGCTATCAACCTGTCTTGCGGTAAATTAAGCTCTCGGCGCAGACCAGACACCTCCAAACCCGGCCGGAAGATCTCAACATCGACACCATCGGCCACCACCGAGACGATTTCAGCGGGGATGGCGAAATCTTCGATCAGAATTCGGGCGGAGGGACCGGCACTGCACACCGTTCGATCCGCACGGCGCACGATCCAGCCTTCCAGAAAACGGAAGACGCGATACAACCAAGAACCTCTTCTGATGAAGCGATGCTCGACCAGTTCCCCCGTCAGGCTCCCCTGGCAATCGAAAACCATGGGGATACCGAAGAGCATCTTAAGCAGAAAACCAACCAAAGCACCTTCGTGAAGGTGGGCATGTATCAGGTCCGGTGACAACTCGCGGATGGCCTTAAAGGCCGTGAAAAACAGGAGGAGGTCCAGATAAAATTTGTGCCACGACGGCCCGGCCGACAACTTTCGATACCAGGGGATGCGGGGAATGCGCCATGTTGGTATATCGCCCAGATCACGGCCCAAGTGATAGGTGCAGATCCGGACATCGTGCCCTAAAATCCTGA is from Desulfuromonas acetexigens and encodes:
- a CDS encoding glycosyltransferase family 4 protein codes for the protein MNTTKKLKILMLAPTPYFADRGCHVRIYEEAKALRILGHDVRICTYHLGRDLGDIPTWRIPRIPWYRKLSAGPSWHKFYLDLLLFFTAFKAIRELSPDLIHAHLHEGALVGFLLKMLFGIPMVFDCQGSLTGELVEHRFIRRGSWLYRVFRFLEGWIVRRADRTVCSAGPSARILIEDFAIPAEIVSVVADGVDVEIFRPGLEVSGLRRELNLPQDRLIAVFMGVMSEHQGVDMLLEAIGALRADGHEVYCLLMGYPEEGYRRRAEELGLDERVTFTGRIEYSRAAEYLNLGDLALAPKMSDSEANGKILNYMACGLPVIAFDNPVNREILGETGVLVPPGDVGAFAEAVEKLGRDESQRRRLAGAARARAVSEHGWDVAARSLVHLYNEIFVARRPLSAD
- a CDS encoding class I SAM-dependent methyltransferase, coding for MNFEHVNCDLCGADNYDLLFEGRDRLHGLPGTFPVVQCRECGLVYLNPRPDESSMADFYPEEYSPFASDRGVVGYLRTVLRRREAAGIAGSLLPGARVLEVGCAAGELLTALRDRGLEVTGLEPSLHAAEKAHREYGLDVYRGTVFDAPFPGKMFDAVVLRHVIEHFPSPRAALEKIRTWLKPGGFLHISTPNFDSLNRRLFKEFWHDLDVPRHQVVFSVSTLQRQLNDCGFQINSVRFEIAPNDWVGSTRNMLHSLHPDFSLYRFFNLKNPVALGMFLPLTLLQKCLRIGGRMQIVAMKIE